A part of Hemicordylus capensis ecotype Gifberg chromosome 16, rHemCap1.1.pri, whole genome shotgun sequence genomic DNA contains:
- the LOC128338532 gene encoding oocyte zinc finger protein XlCOF6-like, which produces MKKERERSSPRRKRFSFEASFQLQREMHAEEKPHKCLECGKSFSQKGHLVIHYRTHTGEKPYKCLECGKSFSESGHLTIHHRTHTGEKPHKCLECGKGFSTNGHLTIHHRIHTGEKPHKCLECGKSFIKNEHLTLHQRIHTGEKPHKCLECGKSFRQRGNLTIHHRTHTGEKPHKCLECGKSFSTSGSLTVHHRTHTGEKPHKCFECGKSFSQCGALSLHHKTHTGEKPYKCLECGMRFSERGDLNKHHRTHTGEKPYECLECGKRFSERGALNKHQRTHTGEKPHKCLDCGKSFSQRGTLKLHLRIHTGEKPHKCLECGKSFSTRGYLTKHNKTHNGEKPHKCVECGKSFSMRGDLTKHHRTHTREKPHKCFECGKSFSMSGHLKDHHRTHTGETPYKCLECGKSFSTSGKLTVHHRTHTGEKAHKCLVCGKTFSQSQHLNTHLRTHTGEKPHKCLKCGKSFSQSGDLNRHHRTHTGEKPHKCLECGKSFSTSGYLTIHQRTHTGENPNKCLECGKIFSTSGSLTAHHRTHTGERPHKCLQCGKGFSQSGHLNRHLRTCWRYSSSSLDSVQRPSYASLGALGEEKGSKGLLSL; this is translated from the coding sequence atgaagaaagaaagagaaagaagctcTCCGCGTAGGAAAAGATTCAGTTTTGAAGCAAGCTTTCAACTTCAGCGGGAAATGCACGCAgaggagaaaccacataaatgcttggagtgtggaaagagcttcagccagaaagGACATCTTGTTATAcactatagaacccacactggagagaaaccatataaatgcttggagtgtggaaagagcttcagtgaaagtggacatcttactatacaccataggacccacactggagagaaacctcataaatgcttggagtgtggaaaaggcTTCAGCACAAATGGACATCTTACTATACACCATagaatccatactggagagaaaccacataaatgcttggagtgtggaaagagcttcattaaaAATGAACATCTTACTctacatcaaagaattcacactggggaaaaaccacataaatgcttggaatgtggaaagagcttcagacagaGAGGAAATCttactatacaccatagaacccacactggggagaaaccacataaatgcttggagtgtggaaagagcttcagcacaagtggaagtcttactgtacaccatagaacccacactggggagaaaccacataaatgctttgagtgtggaaagagtttcagccagTGTGGAGCTCTTTCTCTACATCAtaaaacccacactggggagaaaccctataaatgcttggagtgtggaatgaggttCAGTGAGAGGGGAGATCTTAATAAACACCATAGGacgcacacaggggagaaaccctatgaatgcttagaatgtggaaagagattcagtgAGAGGGGAGCTCTTAATAAACAccagagaacccatactggagagaaaccacataaatgtttggactgtggaaaaagcttcagccagaggGGAACTCTTAAGTTACACCTCaggatccacactggggagaagccacataaatgcttagaatgtggaaagagcttcagcacgagggGATACCTTActaaacacaataaaacacacaATGGAGAAAAACCACATAAGTGtgttgagtgtggaaagagcttcagcatgagaGGAGATCTTACTAAACACCATAGAACTCACACtagggagaaaccacataagtgttttgagtgtggaaagagcttcagcatgagtggacatctgaaggaccaccatagaacccacactggggagacaccatataaatgcttggagtgtggaaagagcttcagcacgagtggaaagcttactgtacaccacagaacccacactggagagaaagctcataaatgcttggtgtgtggaaagacTTTCAGCCAGAGTCAACATCTTAATACACACCTTAgaactcacactggagagaaaccacataaatgcttgaagtgtggaaagagcttcagccagagtggagatcTCAATAGacatcacagaacccacactggagagaaaccacataagtgcctggagtgtggaaaaagcttcagcacgagtggataTCTAACTATACAccagagaacccacactggggagaatccaaataaatgcttggagtgtggaaagatctTCAGCACGAGTGGAAGCCTTACtgcacaccatagaacccacactggggagaggccacataaatgcctgcagtgtggaaagggcttcagccagagtggacatcttaatagacACCTTAGAACctgttggagatacagctccagTAGCCTTGACTCTGTGCAGCGTCCATCTTATGCCTCACTGGGTGCATTaggagaagaaaaaggaagcaaGGGACTCCTTTCCTTGTAG